Within Pseudomonas sp. LBUM920, the genomic segment GCGTCTGCCAAGCAGCCCGCGCCTTTCAAGGTGTTGGTGCTGACGTCCCAGGCGCCCGGGCATTTTTCGATGCGCTGCATGCAGGCGGGAGCGGCGGGCTACGTGTGCAAACAGCAGGATTTGACCGAATTGCTGAGCGCGATAAAGGCCGTGCTCTCCGGCTACAGCTATTTCCCCAACCAGGCGCTCAATTCCGTGCGTTCAACCATGGGCAACGCCAGCGAGGCGGACATGGTCGAGCGCTTGTCGGGGCGCGAAATGATGGTGCTGCAGCAGTTGGCCCGTGGCAAAACCAACAAGGAAATCGCCGACGGCATGTTCCTGAGCAACAAGACCGTCAGTACCTACAAGACTCGCCTGTTGCTCAAGCTCAATGCCCGGTCCCTTGTGGACCTGATCGAGCTGGCTCAACGCAACGGCCTGGTCTAGGGCGGGGCGCAGAAATAGTCGGCAAAAAAAAGCCTCCATCAGGGAGGCTTCCGGTCGTGAACGGGCTGATCAGAGGTCGAAATCGTAATCGGCCAGTTGTTTTTGCAAGCGTCGCTCTTCCAGAAGGTTATCGATAGTGCGG encodes:
- a CDS encoding response regulator transcription factor, producing the protein MNKVLIVDDHPVIRLAVRMLMERHGYEVVAETDNGVDALQLAREHVPDIVILDIGIPKLDGLEVICRLASAKQPAPFKVLVLTSQAPGHFSMRCMQAGAAGYVCKQQDLTELLSAIKAVLSGYSYFPNQALNSVRSTMGNASEADMVERLSGREMMVLQQLARGKTNKEIADGMFLSNKTVSTYKTRLLLKLNARSLVDLIELAQRNGLV